In Vicia villosa cultivar HV-30 ecotype Madison, WI unplaced genomic scaffold, Vvil1.0 ctg.001062F_1_1, whole genome shotgun sequence, one DNA window encodes the following:
- the LOC131633015 gene encoding glucose-6-phosphate isomerase 1, chloroplastic-like — protein MASISSIYSSSTTLNFQNNQNAFLTSTRRRSDLPFYQIRPKLTQTRSVAREVPTNLSAVQSTTHRLEKDPRALWRRYVDWLYQHKEIGLYLDVSRVGFTDEFVEEMEPRLQDALIAMEKLEKGAIANPDEGRMVGHYWLRDSNRAPNSFLKSQIDKTLDAICGFADDVVSGKIKPPSSPEGRFTQILSVGIGGSALGPQFVAEALAPDNPPLKIRFIDNTDPAGIDHQIAQLGPELASTLVIVISKSGGTPETRNGLLEVQKAFREAGLDFPKQGVAITQENSLLDNTARIEGWLARFPMFDWVGGRTSEMSAVGLLPAALQTIDIREMLLGASLMDEANRNTVIKNNPAALLALCWYWATDGVGSKDMVILPYKDSLLLFSRYLQQLVMESLGKEFDLDGNRVNQGISVYGNKGSTDQHAYIQQLREGVHNFFATFIEVLRDRPPGHDWELEPGVTCGDYLFGMLQGTRSALYSNDRESITVTVQEVTPRSVGALVALYERAVGIYASLVNINAYHQPGVEAGKKAAGEVLALQKRVLAVLNEASCKEPIEPLTIEEVAERCHAPEDIEVIYKIIAHMAANERALIAEGNCGSPRSVKVFLGECNVDDLFA, from the exons atggcttcgattTCAAGCATTTACTCTTCTTCCACTACACTCAACTTTCAAAACAACCAAAACGCATTCCTAACTTCAACACGACGTCGTTCGGATCTTCCGTTTTACCAAATCCGACCTAAACTCACCCAAACCCGCTCCGTCGCGCGCGAGGTTCCGACTAATCTCTCCGCCGTTCAATCGACAACACACCGTCTCGAGAAGGATCCCCGCGCGCTATGGCGGCGCTATGTTGACTGGCTTTACCAACACAAGGAAATCGGACTGTATCTCGATGTGAGCCGCGTCGGGTTCACCGATGAGTTTGTTGAGGAAATGGAGCCGCGGTTGCAGGACGCGCTTATAGCTATGGAGAAGCTTGAGAAGGGAGCGATTGCGAATCCGGATGAAGGGCGTATGGTTGGGCATTATTGGCTTAGGGATTCGAATCGTGCGCCGAATTCGTTTCTGAAGTCGCAGATTGATAAGACGCTTGATGCTATTTGTGGATTTGCGGATGATGTCGTCTCTGGTAAG ATTAAGCCGCCTTCTTCGCCGGAGGGGAGGTTTACTCAGATACTTTCTGTTGGGATTGGAGGTTCTGCACTCGGACCACAGTTTGTTGCAGAGGCACTTGCTCCGGATAATCCTCCACTCAAG ATACGATTTATTGACAACACAGATCCTGCTGGCATTGATCATCAGATTGCACAACTCGGTCCTGAGCTAGCTTCAACACTTGTAATTGTGATTTCAAAG AGTGGAGGTACCCCTGAGACTAGAAATGGCTTGTTAGAAGTACAGAAGGCCTTTCGTGAAGCGGGATTAGATTTCCCAAAACAG GGTGTTGCTATAACGCAAGAAAATTCTTTGTTGGATAATACTGCCAGAATTGAGGGATGGTTAGCTAGATTTCCAATGTTTGACTGGGTGGGAGGTAGAACATCAGAGATGTCTGCAGTTGGCCTGCTTCCAGCAGCTCTGCAG ACCATTGATATTAGAGAAATGCTTCTTGGTGCATCACTTATGGATGAGGCAAATAGGAATACTGTG ATTAAGAATAATCCTGCAGCTTTGCTGGCTTTATGTTGGTATTGGGCAACAGATGGTGTAGGATCCAAG GATATGGTTATCCTCCCATATAAGGACAGCCTGTTATTATTTAGTAGATACTTGCAGCAACTAGTCATGGAATCTCTGGGCAAGGAATTTGACTTGGATGGTAATCGG gTTAATCAAGGAATTAGTGTCTATGGAAATAAAGGAAGCACAGATCAACATGC CTATATTCAGCAACTGAGGGAAGGTGTACACAATTTCTTTGCCACATTCATTGAGGTGCTACGTGATAGACCACCTGGTCATGATTGGGAGCTTGAGCCGGGTGTTACCTGTGGTGACTACCTGTTTGGTATGCTACAG GGAACGAGGTCAGCTTTGTATTCTAATGACCGTGAATCCATCACAGTTACCGTGCAAGAAGTGACACCTAGATCAGTTGGTGCCCTTGTTGCACTGTATGAACGAGCAGTTGGGATATATGCCTCACTTGTCAACATAAACGCTTATCATCAACCTG GTGTGGAAGCTGGTAAAAAAGCAGCAGGAGAAGTTTTAGCACTTCAGAAGCGGGTGTTGGCAGTGCTAAATGAGGCGAG CTGCAAGGAGCCTATCGAGCCAT